The following nucleotide sequence is from Salinispirillum sp. LH 10-3-1.
TTGCCATTGGCGGCCGGGATACCTTTGGACGCCTACTCGCAGGCGGCTTGACGCTGGTTTTCTTTATTTATGTCTTTGTAAATGTCGGTATGGTTTCTGGTATTTTGCCGGTAGTCGGTGTGCCATTACCCCTAGTCAGCTATGGTGGTACGTCTATTGTTACCCTGATGGCTGGATTTGGCATAATCATGTCGGTCGCAACTCATAAGAACGTATAAGAGGTAAGTATGCGAAAATGGATATTCAGCTTTGTTGGCAGTATGGCGATGATGGTGCCGTTAACGGTCACGGCGCAGGCCAGTACGGGTTTTTTGAGTGATCCACGGGCTGAGACTCTGGTCGAAGAGTTGGTGGAGTTTGGTCTAGATCCAGACAAGGTGCGTTATTGGTTGAGTCAGGGTAATTATCTTGAGTCCACCACCACCAATATTGCTGCCCCACGTGAACAAACATCTACCTATCGTGAGTACCGCCCATTGTTTGTCGCTGAGTCGACCATCCGGGGTGGTAAAGAGTTCATGGCAGAGCACGCAGAAACCCTGGCGCGCGTTGAAGCAGAGTTGGGCGTCGACCCCAAGGTGGTGGTTGCCATCATCGGCGTCGAAACGCGTTATGGTCGGCTGACCGGGCGAGACCGCGTAATTGATGCCTTAGGTACTTTGGCGTTCAGCGATAATCGTCGTAATGACTATTTCTATCGCGAGCTACGCGCGCTGTTTCGTATTGCTCATGAAGAACAAATAGATCCCTTGCTCCTGCGTGGCTCCTATGCTGGCGCCATGGGCGTGCCGCAATTTATGCCGAGCAGCTACATGGCCTACGCCATTGACTTCAATAATGATGGTAAGCGGGATATCTGGAATAACCCCGTGGATGCGATCGGCAGTGTTGCTAACTACTTGGCTGCGCACCGTTGGGAGCGTGATGGTCCGGTTGCCATGCGAGCGCGCGTCAGTGGTGACGATTTCGAAGACATTGTGGCAAACACCAGGTTGCAACCGCACACGTCAGTAGC
It contains:
- the mltB gene encoding lytic murein transglycosylase B; the encoded protein is MRKWIFSFVGSMAMMVPLTVTAQASTGFLSDPRAETLVEELVEFGLDPDKVRYWLSQGNYLESTTTNIAAPREQTSTYREYRPLFVAESTIRGGKEFMAEHAETLARVEAELGVDPKVVVAIIGVETRYGRLTGRDRVIDALGTLAFSDNRRNDYFYRELRALFRIAHEEQIDPLLLRGSYAGAMGVPQFMPSSYMAYAIDFNNDGKRDIWNNPVDAIGSVANYLAAHRWERDGPVAMRARVSGDDFEDIVANTRLQPHTSVADTLASGWEPIYDIDNDRMASTFRLDGEHGAEFWYGFNNLYVISRYNRSLSYAMAVYQLSQEFR